One segment of Papaver somniferum cultivar HN1 unplaced genomic scaffold, ASM357369v1 unplaced-scaffold_137, whole genome shotgun sequence DNA contains the following:
- the LOC113334793 gene encoding proline-rich receptor-like protein kinase PERK15 — MPSGLFTVAKVQLKKVQWVALECLIVLSCMAFDIDAELHNYLVEAPLLSPAHSPFLNQAIPELQLPVDILPYSRHRSHRKRFTPHGAPLPVLVPAEAPGFGSLTTSGHAPSSPRLARPLMRKIPFPNPNSKFPPHHRLVGIAPANSNGGSIPSGFAHPPISPRNSDCCQQDMVLKRGSKGCHCVYPIKIDLLLLNVTTSSKWSPVVEELASQLGLRVSQFELINFYVLGLTRVNISMDITPHTGISFSRKDVKQVNSSLAMHRIHFDPQLVGDYKLLNLTWFKPPDPSHAPAPQSHVNPPPLLPPHNGQSGAPNRSKSKKVALGLGIGAGLLIIILVAMLITCSCMSCRGKKKSPTSETEKPRSIDPVPGGGSLPHPTSTRFLAFEELKEATNNFESASVLGEGGFGKVFKGMLSDGTAVAIKKLSTGGQQGDKEFLVEVEMLSRLHHRNLVKLVGYYSNPGASQNLLCYELVSNGSLEAWLHGPLGLNCALDWESRMKIALDAARGLAYLHEDSQPCVIHRDFKASNILLENNFHAKVSDFGLAKLAPEGRQTHLSTRVMGTFGYVAPEYAMTGHLLVKSDVYSYGVVLLELLTGRRPVDMSQPLGQENLVTWARPILRDKERLEEIADPRLGGKYSKDDFIRVCTIAAACVAPEANQRPTMGEVVQSLKMVQRNTEYQDTISTTSNGRPNHKQSSTTYESEDGTSSMFSSGPFSGLSTFDNDLISRTAVFSEDLHEGR, encoded by the exons ATGCCGTCGGGATTATTTACTGTTGCTAAAG TGCAATTGAAGAAGGTGCAATGGGTGGCACTGGAGTGCTTGATTGTATTATCGTGTATGGCATTTGATATAGATGCTGAATTACATAATTATTTGGTGGAAGCGCCTTTGTTGTCACCTGCACATTCACCATTTCTTAATCAGGCTATTCCTGAACTTCAGTTGCCTGTCGACATTCTTCCATACTCTCGTCATCGGTCTCATAGGAAGCGTTTTACGCCGCATGGTGCACCGTTGCCTGTGCTTGTACCAGCTGAAGCTCCAGGATTTGGTTCATTAACAACATCAGGTCATGCTCCATCAAGTCCACGGTTGGCGCGGCCGTTAATGAGAAAAATCCCATTTCCTAATCCTAATTCTAAATTTCCACCTCACCACCGCTTGGTTGGCATCGCACCTGCTAACTCTAATGGTGGGTCAATTCCTTCTGGTTTTGCTCATCCACCAATTTCTCCTCGTAACTCTG ACTGTTGTCAACAAGACATGGTGCTAAAACGGGGAAGCAAGGGTTGCCATTGTGTTTATCCTATAAAGATTGATCTTCTCCTTCTGAATGTTACGACTAGTTCAAAGTGGAGTCCCGTTGTAGAAGAATTAGCTTCTCAGCTTGGATTACGAGTTTCTCAGTTTGAGCTTATCAACTTTTATGTTCTTGGCCTAACAAGAGTAAATATTTCAATGGACATTACTCCACACACAGGAATCAGTTTTTCTCGCAAAGATGTGAAACAAGTAAATTCATCGCTTGCTATGCATAGGATTCATTTTGATCCTCAGCTGGTGGGTGACTACAAACTCCTTAATCTGACCTGGTTTAAACCCCCTGATCCATCCCATG CTCCCGCTCCCCAATCTCATGTGAATCCTCCGCCTCTTCTACCTCCACATAATGGCCAAAGTGGTGCTCCTAATAGaagtaaaagtaaaaaagtggCTCTTGGTCTTGGTATCGGTGCTGGTCTACTGATCATCATTCTTGTAGCAATGCTGATAACTTGTTCATGCATGTCTTGTAGAGGAAAGAAGAAATCTCCCACCAGTGAAACTG AAAAGCCAAGGTCTATTGATCCTGTTCCTGGCGGAGGTTCTCTTCCCCATCCTACCAGTACACGGTTTCTTGCGTTCGAAGAACTTAAAGAAGCAACTAATAACTTCGAATCTGCTAGTGTGCTCGGAGAAGGCGGGTTTGGCAAGGTATTCAAGGGTATGTTGAGTGATGGTACAGCGGTTGCCATTAAGAAGCTTAGTACTGGAGGACAACAAGGTGATAAAGAGTTCCTGGTTGAGGTTGAGATGCTTAGCAGGCTACATCACCGTAACCTAGTGAAACTTGTGGGTTACTATAGCAATCCTGGTGCTTCACAAAATCTTCTTTGTTACGAGCTTGTCTCAAATGGAAGCTTAGAGGCCTGGCTCCATG GTCCCCTGGGATTAAATTGTGCTTTGGACTGGGAATCTAGAATGAAGATCGCCCTAGATGCTGCGAGGGGACTTGCATACTTACACGAGGACTCACAGCCTTGTGTCATCCATCGGGATTTCAAGGCATCCAATATTTTACTCGAAAACAACTTCCATGCTAAAGTTTCAGATTTTGGCCTTGCCAAACTGGCACCAGAAGGTCGCCAAACACATCTGTCTACGCGCGTGATGGGCACATTTGG GTATGTTGCTCCAGAATATGCCATGACTGGTCATCTTCTAGTAAAGAGTGATGTATATAGCTATGGAGTTGTCTTACTGGAGTTGCTGACTGGAAGAAGGCCTGTAGATATGTCACAACCCTTGGGCCAGGAGAATCTCGTAACATGG GCGAGGCCAATCTTAAGAGATAAAGAGCGGTTAGAGGAGATTGCTGATCCAAGGCTAGGAGGAAAGTACTCTAAGGATGATTTCATTCGTGTTTGCACAATCGCAGCAGCTTGTGTTGCTCCGGAGGCGAATCAACGACCCACTATGGGGGAAGTGGTGCAGTCGCTTAAAATGGTACAACGTAATACAGAGTATCAAGATACCATTTCGACAACCTCAAACGGTCGTCCCAATCATAAGCAGTCCTCCACAACCTATGAGTCAGAAGATGGGACTTCTTCTATGTTTTCTTCTGGCCCTTTCTCTGGTCTAAGCACTTTTGATAATGACTTAATCTCTAGAACCGCAGTTTTTTCAGAAGATCTTCATGAAGGAAGGTGA
- the LOC113334753 gene encoding uncharacterized protein LOC113334753: protein MERNSNSCRSTTMIIVILSIFLSCSTEAHCRPRSFGYPVPSSAAFQKSISYGQFMPATAPSSTSESPGPSSSESSYSYSSSSTLPPTSSPSTSNSQSSSSTSQQPSASSSSSSSSSSFNSNASSSYSSSYSFNSSSNSSSSSSKSNSPQQPSSSFSSLNYTRSSSSRSGHPSTPPSTPSSSSSKSESSNSQSSAANSQGGTSKSKSPAAIPPSSGSESFKSHSSTAKSQSPPPSTSPPASSSESGSSHSHTSKANSHSGTSTSQSPPTTPSSSSSSQSDSSKSQSSTSKSQPTPSTPPSSSSSESSQSQSSTSTSHSGSSKSQPPSIKPPSPSSSESESSKSHSSKSISQPPSSAPPSSSPSESDSSHSHTSKGNSHSDISNSHSPPATSPSSGSDSSHSGIFDSHSPPTPPPSSSSSESDSSHSHTSKDNSHSGIFDSHPPPTTPPSSSSSESDSSHSHTSKDNSHSGISDSHSPPTTPPSSSSSESDSSDSHTSKDNSHSGISDSHSPPTTSPSSSSSESSKFHSSTTKSKPPSSMPPSPSSSESESSQSQSSTSTSHSGSSGSQSTSTTPPSPSSSGSSKSHSDTHKYQPPVSPSSSESDLPHSHGSKANSHSGTSTSQSPPTTPASSSSSHSDSSKSQSSATTYQPPPSTPPSSSSSESDSSQSQSSASTSHSSSSNSQSPSTTPSSSSSELESSKSHSSKSISQPPPSTPPSSSSSESDSSHSHTSKDNSHSGTYISQPPPSTPPSSSSSYLDSSHLGTPVSHSPPNESTSSSSSESSKSHSNTDNSQSPPSMPPSSSSSNTESSKSHSSTSKSQPPPSTTPSSSSSKSESEKSHSSTIISKSPSSTPPSSSSSSSESESSQSQSSTSTSQSSSSQYQSTPTIPSTPSSSESSKSHSSTIISQPPPSTPTPSASSQSTDSSQSHTSKSNSQSGTSASQLPPLTPPSSSSSDYASSQSHSASTKYPSPSTPSSSSSSESSKSPPTPPSTFTSQSPPSSSSSSSSSEFPKFPLFPNIPNVPHLPFIPSPSGSLSSSGKFNPALQNICSHCEFPELCQSSIMPFFNGNTDAYAILGMSIKACTQTTQIAIDVSFKMSLDFSLSASYSSSSSFSSSSDVLASISDCKNSFNNAMNSLEGASSCIENRDIESLKKMLNAYITSVASCKAGFASIFGFGNHPCIGYSILMHQLASNCLALTSLCA, encoded by the coding sequence ATGGAACGCAACAGTAACAGTTGTCGATCGACAACGATGATTATAGtcattctttcaatctttttatcaTGTTCTACAGAGGCTCACTGTAGACCTCGTAGTTTTGGATATCCAGTCCCTTCTTCAGCTGCTTTTCAGAAGTCGATATCGTATGGACAGTTCATGCCTGCTACAGCACCGTCATCAACATCAGAATCGCCAGGGCCGTCATCGTCTGAATCCTCTTATTCTTATTCGTCATCATCCACGTTACCACCAACTTCGTCACCTTCAACGTCTAATTCTCAGTCATCTTCATCAACATCCCAACAACCATCggcttcttcctcctcctcatcctcctcatcCTCATTTAACTCGAACGCTTCTTCTTCCTATTCATCATcttactccttcaactcttcttctAACTCTTCCTCCTCGTCATCAAAATCAAACTCACCACAACAACCATCATCATCCTTCTCGTCATTAAATTACACACGATCATCATCGTCAAGATCAGGTCATCCTTCAACACCACCATCCACACCCTCGTCTTCCTCGTCAAAGTCGGAATCATCTAATTCTCAATCAAGTGCAGCTAACTCTCAAGGTGGTACTTCTAAATCCAAGTCACCAGCAGCTATACCTCCATCCTCTGGGTCAGAATCGTTTAAATCTCATTCAAGTACCGCTAAATctcaatcaccaccaccatcaacctCCCCGCCCGCCTCCTCATCAGAGTCAGGGTCGTCTCATTCTCATACAAGTAAAGCTAATTCTCATTCGGGCACTTCTACGTCTCAATCGCCACCAACCACGCCCTCTTCATCCTCTTCGTCCCAGTCAGATTCGTCCAAATCTCAATCGAGTACAAGTAAATCTCAACCAACACCATCCACACCCCCGTCTTCCTCATCGTCAGAGTCGTCCCAGTCCCAGTCAAGTACATCTACCTCTCATTCGGGTTCTTCTAAATCCCAACCCCCATCAATCAAGCCTCCTTCGCCTTCTTCATCAGAGTCAGAGTCATCTAAATCTCATTCGAGTAAAAGTATATCTCAACCACCATCGTCCGCACCTCCATCTTCCTCCCCATCAGAGTCAGACTCATCTCATTCTCATACAAGTAAAGGTAACTCTCACTCAGATATTTCTAATTCTCATTCACCACCAGCTACATCTCCTTCATCGGGGTCAGATTCATCTCACTCTGGTATTTTTGATTCTCATTCACCACCAACTCCTcctccttcatcttcttcatcagagtCAGACTCATCTCATTCTCATACAAGTAAAGATAACTCTCACTCTGGTATTTTTGATTCTCATCCACCACCAACTACTcctccttcatcttcttcatcagagtCAGACTCATCTCATTCTCATACAAGTAAAGATAACTCTCACTCTGGTATTTCTGATTCTCATTCACCACCAACTACTcctccttcatcttcttcatccgaGTCAGACTCATCTGATTCTCACACAAGTAAAGATAACTCTCACTCAGGTATTTCTGATTCTCATTCTCCACCAACCACGTCCCCGTCGTCTTCTTCATCAGAGTCATCTAAATTTCATTCAAGCACAACTAAATCAAAACCTCCATCGTCCATGCCCCCATCAccctcttcgtcagaatcagagtCTTCCCAGTCTCAATCAAGCACATCTACTTCTCACTCGGGTTCTTCTGGATCTCAGTCAACATCCACCACGCCCCCCTCACCCTCTTCGTCAGGGTCGTCTAAATCTCATTCAGACACACATAAATATCAACCCCCAGTCTCCCCCTCCTCGTCAGAATCAGACTTGCCTCATTCCCATGGAAGTAAAGCTAACTCTCATTCGGGTACTTCTACGTCTCAGTCGCCACCAACCACGCCTGCGTCATCTTCTTCGTCGCACTCTGATTCGTCTAAATCTCAATCAAGTGCGACTACATATCAACCACCACCATCCACGCCCCCGTCTTCCTCATCGTCAGAGTCAGATTCGTCTCAATCTCAATCGAGTGCATCCACCTCACATTCTAGTTCTTCTAACTCTCAGTCACCATCAACCactccttcatcttcttcatcagagtTAGAGTCTTCTAAATCTCATTCAAGTAAAAGTATATCCCAACCACCACCATCCACACCcccatcttcctcctcatcagagTCAGACTCATCCCATTCTCATACAAGCAAAGATAACTCTCACTCTGGTACTTATAtatctcaaccaccaccatctacgcctccatcttcctcctcatcatatTTAGACTCATCTCACTTAGGTACTCCTGTATCTCATTCACCACCAAACGAATCCACATCATCTTCTTCGTCAGAGTCGTCTAAATCTCATTCAAATACAGACAATTCTCAATCACCACCATCCATGCCCCCCTCATCCTCTTCGTCAAATACGGAATCATCTAAATCTCATTCAAGTACATCCAAGTCCCAACCACCACCATCCACGACCCCGtcatcttcttcgtcaaagtcaGAGTCGGAAAAATCTCATTCAAGTACAATTATATCTAAATCACCATCATCCACACCTCcgtcttcctcgtcttcttcgTCAGAATCGGAGTCTTCCCAGTCTCAATCAAGTACAAGTACGTCCCAGTCAAGTTCTTctcaatatcaatcaacaccaACCATTCCCTCCACACCTTCTTCGTCAGAGTCATCTAAATCTCATTCAAGTACAATTATATCTCAACCACCACCTTCAACTCCCACGCCTTCCGCCTCGTCACAATCAACAGATTCATCTCAATCTCATACAAGTAAATCTAACTCTCAGTCAGGTACTTCTGCATCTCAGTTACCACCACTCACACCCCCGTCGTCCTCTTCGTCAGACTATGCATCCTCTCAATCCCATTCAGCTTCAACCAAATATCCATCACCATCCACAccctcatcttcctcctcatccgAGTCGTCTAAATCTCCACCAACGCCACCATCAACATTTACATCTCAGTCACCACCATCGTCGTCATCTTCGTCCTCATCATCAGAATTTCCAAAATTTCCTTTATTCCCAAACATACCAAATGTTCCTCACTTGCCTTTCATTCCTTCGCCTTCAGGCAGCTTATCGTCCTCCGGAAAATTTAATCCAGCACTCCAAAACATATGCAGTCATTGTGAATTTCCTGAACTTTGTCAATCTTCTATTATGCCATTCTTTAATGGTAATACCGATGCATATGCTATTCTCGGGATGTCAATCAAAGCTTGTACTCAAACCACTCAAATCGCCATTGACGTAAGCTTTAAAATGTCACTAGATTTTTCTCTTTCTGCTTCAtactcttcatcttcatctttctCTTCGTCATCTGATGTTCTTGCTAGCATTAGTGATTGCAAAAATAGTTTCAATAATGCAATGAATAGTCTAGAAGGTGCATCAAGTTGCATTGAAAACCGCGATATAGAATCATTAAAGAAGATGTTAAATGCATACATAACATCGGTTGCAAGCTGCAAAGCAGGATTTGCTTCCATATTTGGATTTGGAAACCATCCTTGTATTGGATACAGTATATTGATGCATCAACTTGCCAGCAATTGCTTAGCACTTACCTCATTGTGCGCCTAA